From a single Bryobacter aggregatus MPL3 genomic region:
- a CDS encoding DUF3223 domain-containing protein, with protein sequence MACYRKSERLLPRRPKTVPPRRKIGCGLSHFEIMATEHGSKCFRLLRVANTFEIFSLKDCITGRVPSQ encoded by the coding sequence ATCGCGTGCTACCGGAAAAGCGAGCGCCTTCTTCCGAGACGTCCTAAAACAGTACCTCCCCGGCGGAAGATCGGCTGCGGTCTCAGTCATTTCGAAATCATGGCGACCGAACACGGCAGCAAATGCTTCCGTCTCCTCCGCGTTGCCAACACATTCGAGATCTTCTCGCTCAAAGACTGCATCACTGGCCGAGTGCCTTCCCAATAG
- a CDS encoding IS630 family transposase has protein sequence MEAKRGRPKKQELVVTEQQREELERLVRQPRKSRATAFRARIILECDGGLSNAAVAAKLRTTGFTVGFWRNRFIVGGISTLGDEPRPGAPREIGDDKIEQVVRLTLEKAPKGATHWSSRMLATRTGLSQSTISRIWRAFGLKPHRSETFQLSNDPLLVDKVRDIIGLYLSPPHHALVLCVDEKSQIQALSRNQPVLPLRSGQLERRTHDYQRHGVTSLFAALDIATGRVLGKCYRRHRSVEFLDFLKKIDAAAPADLDVHLVLDNYGTHKTAKVRQWLQKRPRYHLHFTPTHASWLNQVERWFALLTQRQIKRGSHRSVSELEDAIRKFIAVHNEQPKPFLWTKSASQILESIARFASTTLAAHQPNTSARNQ, from the coding sequence ATGGAAGCGAAGCGAGGACGACCCAAGAAGCAGGAGTTGGTGGTAACCGAGCAGCAACGGGAAGAGTTGGAACGGTTGGTGCGGCAGCCAAGAAAATCCCGAGCAACAGCGTTTCGGGCACGAATCATCCTGGAATGCGACGGCGGATTGAGTAACGCCGCAGTTGCGGCGAAGCTGAGGACAACTGGGTTTACTGTTGGATTCTGGCGTAATCGTTTCATTGTGGGCGGGATCTCAACTTTGGGAGATGAGCCTCGGCCCGGGGCGCCACGAGAAATCGGCGACGACAAGATTGAGCAGGTCGTCCGGCTCACACTGGAGAAGGCCCCCAAGGGAGCAACCCATTGGTCCAGCCGAATGCTGGCGACGAGAACAGGACTGAGTCAATCCACCATCAGCCGCATCTGGCGTGCCTTTGGTCTGAAGCCACATCGAAGCGAAACCTTCCAGTTGTCGAACGATCCGTTGCTGGTTGACAAAGTGCGGGACATTATTGGGCTCTATCTGTCGCCCCCGCATCATGCGTTGGTGCTGTGCGTGGATGAGAAAAGTCAGATCCAGGCGCTAAGCCGGAACCAACCCGTGTTGCCGCTACGAAGCGGTCAACTTGAGCGCCGCACGCACGACTATCAACGACATGGAGTGACCAGTCTGTTTGCGGCTCTGGATATCGCCACCGGCCGGGTATTGGGCAAATGCTATCGCCGTCATCGCTCTGTAGAGTTCCTCGATTTCTTGAAAAAAATCGATGCGGCCGCCCCTGCCGACCTGGATGTCCATCTGGTGCTGGATAACTACGGAACGCACAAGACCGCCAAGGTTCGACAGTGGCTCCAAAAGAGGCCCCGGTATCATCTGCACTTTACTCCCACACATGCCTCTTGGTTGAACCAAGTCGAACGCTGGTTTGCGTTGTTGACACAACGGCAAATCAAGCGTGGCTCTCATCGAAGCGTCTCGGAACTAGAGGACGCTATTCGGAAGTTCATTGCCGTGCACAACGAGCAACCCAAACCATTCCTCTGGACCAAATCTGCCTCTCAAATTCTTGAGTCCATCGCCCGCTTTGCTTCAACCACCCTTGCCGCCCATCAACCGAACACTTCTGCTAGAAATCAATGA
- a CDS encoding transposase, which produces MRGRGDLKDDQWEVVEPVLRPQRREDQRGSPWHDTRCVWNGVLWVLGSGVQWRELPERYPHPRPVTGVFNRGCEIGPTRRGKGTKIIAIAAGDSLPLAVAVDSASPAGCQLVEDVLAGSFLDEMPKRLIGDNAYDSDKLDEKLAEEYGIEMIAPNRRNRGKTQDGRPLRRYRAVIARIFSTRSRIARLI; this is translated from the coding sequence ATGCGCGGACGAGGGGACTTAAAGGACGACCAATGGGAAGTCGTGGAGCCGGTGTTGCGTCCGCAGCGCCGGGAGGATCAGCGTGGCAGTCCGTGGCACGATACTCGATGCGTGTGGAACGGGGTGTTGTGGGTTTTAGGGAGTGGGGTGCAGTGGCGTGAACTGCCGGAAAGATATCCCCATCCCAGACCTGTCACCGGCGTTTTCAACCGTGGGTGCGAAATTGGCCCCACCCGTCGCGGCAAGGGCACGAAGATCATCGCTATCGCCGCTGGTGACAGTCTTCCTCTCGCGGTTGCTGTCGACAGCGCTTCGCCGGCCGGGTGTCAGCTTGTGGAAGACGTTCTGGCCGGAAGCTTCCTCGATGAGATGCCCAAGCGACTCATCGGAGACAACGCCTACGACTCAGACAAGCTCGACGAAAAGCTTGCCGAAGAGTACGGCATCGAGATGATCGCGCCGAACCGGCGCAACCGGGGCAAGACTCAGGATGGACGACCACTGCGCCGCTACCGGGCAGTAATCGCCAGAATATTTTCTACTCGATCCAGGATCGCCAGACTCATCTGA
- a CDS encoding phosphoribosyltransferase, which translates to MMLGDPLFRDRIHAGKALGSQLQSLAFEATPLVLALPRGGVPVGFEVACALAADLDLFLVRKIGVPGQEELAMGAIASGGTRVLNQALISDFKISPVQVEQIIAREQQEMTRREKLYRGGRPALAIKGRIVILVDDGLATGASMLAAVRAVEAKEPKRVIVAVPVASSKACEELRQYVDEVVCLQTPAPFYSVGNWYEDFSQTSDTEVQELLQQAFLDHLT; encoded by the coding sequence ATGATGCTTGGCGATCCGCTCTTTCGCGACCGCATTCACGCCGGCAAGGCGCTGGGCAGCCAGCTGCAAAGTCTTGCCTTTGAGGCAACTCCCCTTGTACTGGCACTTCCTCGTGGCGGCGTTCCTGTCGGATTTGAGGTTGCTTGCGCATTGGCAGCAGACCTGGATCTCTTCCTGGTCCGTAAGATCGGAGTGCCGGGTCAGGAAGAGTTGGCAATGGGGGCCATCGCCAGTGGCGGTACGCGCGTCCTCAACCAAGCGCTGATTTCAGATTTCAAAATTTCTCCTGTTCAAGTGGAGCAGATCATTGCACGGGAGCAACAGGAGATGACACGCCGGGAGAAGCTCTACCGTGGTGGACGGCCGGCCTTAGCAATCAAAGGGCGAATCGTGATCTTGGTGGACGATGGTTTGGCCACCGGGGCTTCGATGTTGGCAGCAGTTCGAGCCGTCGAAGCAAAAGAGCCGAAGCGTGTCATTGTTGCTGTACCCGTCGCCTCGAGCAAAGCCTGTGAGGAGCTTCGGCAGTACGTTGACGAGGTGGTTTGCCTGCAGACACCGGCGCCGTTTTACTCAGTGGGCAACTGGTACGAAGATTTCTCTCAGACCTCCGATACTGAAGTGCAAGAGCTGCTGCAGCAGGCATTCCTCGATCACCTGACCTGA
- a CDS encoding Hsp20/alpha crystallin family protein, whose protein sequence is MPEGNIERRKEPESSRSLTRRNRDWWPEWRSEAAASNPLVAMRRMLEEMNRDFGRMQLSERSNGDGDSWWPSMEVQGQDGKLVVRADLPGVSKEDVKVEVAEGDLLIQGKRKREHEEKGQGYYRSERSYGSFSRCIPLPEGAKTDQATARFNDGVLEISIPVPETKTKGREIPIEASQKK, encoded by the coding sequence ATGCCTGAAGGAAACATCGAACGCCGAAAAGAACCAGAATCCAGCCGCTCGCTAACGCGTCGCAATCGAGACTGGTGGCCCGAATGGCGTTCTGAAGCCGCCGCAAGCAATCCTTTGGTTGCGATGCGCCGGATGCTCGAAGAAATGAATCGCGACTTCGGCCGCATGCAATTGTCCGAGCGCAGCAATGGAGACGGGGACAGTTGGTGGCCCTCCATGGAAGTACAGGGACAGGACGGGAAGCTTGTCGTAAGAGCGGACCTGCCCGGTGTCAGCAAGGAGGACGTCAAGGTAGAAGTAGCGGAGGGCGACCTGCTCATCCAAGGCAAGCGGAAGCGGGAACACGAGGAGAAAGGCCAAGGGTACTACCGTTCCGAGCGCTCTTACGGAAGCTTCAGCCGGTGCATTCCGCTTCCTGAAGGTGCCAAGACCGATCAAGCCACAGCGCGTTTCAATGATGGCGTTCTTGAGATATCCATTCCCGTCCCGGAAACAAAGACAAAGGGCCGGGAGATTCCGATCGAGGCAAGCCAGAAGAAATAG
- a CDS encoding tetratricopeptide repeat protein has protein sequence MSGQVRLNDFQGAGQLSAQVYDFMQRIVVAESILNGMGSFELRNVPAGMFEIRVVNRQRDVLYSAPFSCPCGNLITIDLTRGSFPTSSNRAISLLRMQHKIPKKAMKAYNAALQDPTLKFEKLKLAVEIDPEFFEALNNLGVQYLLRGQIEDSNEMFARAAKMDPTNALAQSNLAYTLLRLQRFAEAEAAARASLRADGTSSRARFYLAVSLLEQWKDEEAKVHLKQAEASFEPARRVLASLLKEEKK, from the coding sequence GTGTCTGGACAGGTCAGACTGAACGATTTCCAAGGCGCGGGGCAGCTCTCTGCGCAAGTCTACGATTTCATGCAGCGGATCGTTGTCGCAGAATCGATCCTCAACGGAATGGGCAGCTTTGAACTCCGGAATGTCCCGGCGGGGATGTTTGAAATCCGGGTGGTGAATCGTCAACGAGATGTCCTCTATTCCGCTCCTTTCAGTTGCCCGTGTGGGAACTTGATCACAATCGACCTGACTCGTGGAAGTTTCCCCACGAGTTCTAATCGAGCGATCAGCCTCCTGCGCATGCAGCACAAAATTCCCAAGAAGGCGATGAAGGCTTACAACGCGGCGCTTCAAGATCCAACGCTGAAGTTCGAGAAGTTGAAGCTGGCCGTGGAGATTGATCCGGAGTTCTTTGAGGCGCTCAACAATCTGGGAGTTCAATACCTGTTGCGAGGACAGATTGAGGATTCCAATGAGATGTTTGCGCGTGCGGCGAAAATGGATCCCACCAATGCGCTGGCGCAATCGAATCTTGCGTATACGTTGCTCCGGTTACAGCGCTTTGCGGAAGCGGAAGCGGCGGCGCGCGCGAGTCTGCGAGCGGATGGGACCTCAAGCCGTGCGCGCTTCTATCTGGCGGTGAGTCTGTTGGAGCAGTGGAAAGACGAAGAAGCAAAGGTGCACTTGAAGCAGGCGGAGGCGAGCTTTGAGCCTGCGCGAAGGGTGCTTGCCTCCTTGTTGAAGGAAGAGAAGAAGTGA